The Ralstonia pickettii DTP0602 genome segment CGAGTTGCAGCACGCGCGAAGCGCTCGAGCGCTTGAGCGCCTGAGCATCGGTGTTCATGCAGATGAATTCGACGCCTTGCACGCCGCGGCTGATCATGTGCTGCACGGCGTTACCGCCCGCACCGCCCACGCCAACCACCTTGATGATGGTGCCGTCCTGCACTTCCGTTTCGATCATGTCAAAGTCCATCACTGCCTCCGAGAAGAATCAGTCCCCAGACGATGCAGCCTCCCCGCCGCAACCCCTGGTTCCTGAACAAGAAACCATTAAAAAGAAAAGAACCAGAAACCTTCCGCTCAACGCGCCACGGCCTGTCCGGTAGACAAGACCACTGGCGCGCCGTTGCATCGACTGGCCGTCAATTTCCCTGATGCTTAGAAATTGCCGACAAACCATTCCTTCATGCGGGCCCACACCTGCTTGACCGACCCGCTCTGCACCGCGACCTTGCGTCCGCGCATGCGTTGCACGCGACCTTCCAGCAGCAGGCCCATCACCGTTGCATAGCGCGGGCTCTTCACTACCTCGTGCAGGTTGCCGCGGTACTCCGGCACGCCCACGCGCACGGGCTTGAGAAAGATGTCTTCGCCCAGCTCGACCATGCCCGGCATCATCGCGGTCCCACCGGTGATGACCACGCCGGACGACAACAGTTCTTCATAGCCGGACTCGCGCACCACCTGGTGCACCAGCGAGTACAGCTCTTCGATGCGCGGCTCGATCACCGCTGCCAGTGCCTGGCGGCTGAGCGTGCGCGTGCCGCGGTCGCCCACGCCGGGGACTTCGATCATGTCTTCCGGGTCGGCGATCGCCTGCTTGGCGATGCCGTACTGGATCTTGATGTCCTCGGCGTCGGGCGTCGGCGTGCGCAGCGCCATCGCAATATCGTTGGTGATCTGGTCGCCGGCGATGGGGATCACGGCCGTATGGCGGATCGCGCCTTCGCTGAAGATGGCGATGTCGGTGGTGCCGCCGCCGATGTCGACCAGCACCACGCCCAGTTCCTTCTCGTCCTCGGTCAGCACCGCCAGGCTCGAGGCCAGCGGCTGCAGGATCAGGTCGTGCACTTCCAGGCCACAGCGGCGCACGCACTTGACGATGTTCTGCGCGGCGCTCACCGCGCCGGTGACGATATGCACCTTCACTTCCAGGCGGATGCCGCTCATGCCGATGGGCTCGCGCACGTCCTCCTGGCCGTCGATGATGAATTCCTGCGTCAGGATGTGCAGGATCTGCTGGTCGGTCGGGATATTGACCGCCTTGGCGGTCTCGATCACGCGCGCCACGTCGGTCTGCGTGACCTCCTTGTCCTTGATCGCCACCATGCCGCTGGAGTTGAAGCTGCGGATATGGCTGCCTGCAATGCCGGTAAAGACCTCCGAAATCTTGCAGTCGGCCATCAGCTCGGCCTCTTCCAGCGCCTTCTGGATCGACTGCACGGTGGCCTCGATATTGACCACGACCCCTTTCTTCAGACCCTTGGACTCTGACTGGCCCATCCCGATCACCTCGTAGCTGCCGTCGGGGCGCAGTTCTGCCACCACCGCCGCCACCTTCGAGGTGCCGATGTCCAGACCAACCAACAGGTCCTTGTATTCCTTGCTCATCGGGTTTTCTCCGCGTTCTTACTCTTCAGTCGCGTCGGATTGTTGTTGGAAGTACCAGAAGCCGCTGCTGCCGCCTTCGCTTTCTCCGCTTTTTCCGCCCTGGCCGCCGCCGCAACCTGCGCGTCGGTCAGGAAGCGGGCATTGGCGGCACGGATGGCAAAGCCGTTGGGATAACGCAGGTCGGCGTAGTCGATCTGCTTGCCCCACTGCTCGGTGACCTGAGGCCATGCCGCCACGAAACGCCTGACCCGCTGCTCCATGGCCGCGCGCTCGTCTTCGTTCTGCTCGCGGCCAAGCTCAACCACCATGCCGTTGGACAGCTTTGCCCGCCAGGCGTAGCGGCCCGACAGCGCCACTGCCAGCGGCTCGGCCTTGAGCGGCCTGAACCACTGGCGCATGACCTCGAGCTTCTCGATCACGTCGCCTTCGCTGCCCGGCGGCCCGTCCAGCGCCAGCAGCTGTGCATCCTCTTCCGCCTCGGCGGTGTTGGCGACGAACACCTCGCCATAGGTATTGACCAGGCGCCCGCTTTCCGGCGAGCCCCAGGTGCCGAGCGCCTCGTGTTCCTCGACCTCGACCGCCAGGCCGTTGGGCCACTCGCGCCGCACGCTCGCGCGCCGCACCCAAGGCACCGACTCGAACGCCTGCCGCGCCGCGTTCAGGTCCAGCGTGAAGAAGTTGCCCGAGAGCTTGCCCAGCGCGCTGCCACGCACGCTGGGGGCGTTCACGTGGCGCAGCGCACCACCGTCCATCGGCGCGATCTCCACATGGGTGATGGCAAACACCGGTCGCTGCGCCAGCCACAGCAGGCCCGCCGCGAGCGCCATCAGCGCCACCACCGCGTACAGCGTGGAAGCGATCAGGTTGAGCAGGCGTGCGTTATGCCACATGGTCCGGGGCAGTCCTATCGGTTGCGGTGTTATTCGGGTTTCCAGTGCTCGTTCGGATGCAGGTCCAGTGCCGCGGCGGCCACCACCTGCAGCACGAAGTCCTCGTAGCTGATGCCGGCCGCGCGCGCCGCCATCGGCACCAGCGAATGGCCGGTCATCCCGGGCGAGGTATTCATCTCGAGCAGGAAAGGCTTGCCGTCGGCGCGCAGCATGACGTCGGCGCGCGCCCAGCCGCGGCAGCCCAGTACGCGGTAGGCCTGCACCGTCAGCGCCTGGACTTCCCGTTCGACCTCGGGATCCAGACCTGACGGACACAAGTATTGGGTATCGTCAGTAAAGTACTTATTTTGATAGTCGTAGTTGGCTTCGGGCGCGACGATGCGGATCACCGGCAGCGCTTCGGCGGTTTCGCCCTCGCCCACCAGCGGGCAGGTCAGCTCGGCGCCGTCGATGAAAACCTCGGCGATGACGTCGTTATCGAGCGCGGCCGCCTTCTCGAAAGCCGCGCGCATCTGGTCGGCGACGGTCACCTTGGTCAGGCCGATCGACGAGCCCTCGCGCGCCGGCTTGACGATCAGCGGCAGGCCCAGGTCGGCGGCCACGGCGTCAAAGTCGGTGTCCGCGTGCAGCATGGCAAAGCGCGGTGTGGCCAGGTCGTGGGTCATCCACAGGCGCTTGGTGGCCTGCTTGTCCATCGCCATGGCCGAGGCCAGCACGCCGCTGCCGGTATATGGCACGCCGAGCTGCTCGAGCAGGCCCTGCATGGTGCCGTCCTCGCCGTAGCGGCCGTGCAGCGCGATAAAGACGCGATCAAACTTGGCCGCGGCCAGTTCGGCCACACCCTGCAGGCCCGGGTCGAACGGGTGCGCATCGACGCCGCGCGAACGCAGCGCGGCCAGCACGCCGTTGCCCGACATCAGCGAGATCTCGCGCTCGGCCGAGCGGCCGCCCAGCAGCACGCCGACCTTGCCCAGCGACTTGGGATCGATAGTGGGATGGGCGACGAAGCTCATTGCTGGCCTCCCGCTTGCACCGATTGCTGGTGCGACACCAGTTGTCCCGGCACGGTCCCGATCGAGCCCGCGCCCATCGTCACGACCACATCGCCGGGCCGGACGGCATTCAGGATGGCCTGCGGCATTTCTTCCATCTGCTCCACGAAAACAGGTTCGACCTTGCCGGCCACGCGCAGCGCGCGGGTCAGCGCACGACCGTCGGCCGCCACGATCGGCGTCTCGCCGGCGGCGTAGACCTCGGACAGCAGCAGCGCATCGACAGTGCCCAGGACCTTGACGAAGTCCTCGAAACAATCCCGCGTACGGGTAAAGCGGTGCGGCTGGAACGCCAGCACCAGGCGGCGATCGGGGAACGCACCGCGCGCCGCGGCCAGCGTCGCGGCCATCTCCACCGGGTGGTGGCCGTAGTCGTCCACCAGCGTGAAGGTGCCGGCGCCGTCGGGCGTGGCGACCTCGCCGTAGCGCTGGAAGCGCCGGCCCACGCCGTGGAACTCGCGCAGCGCCTTGACGATGGCGGCGTCGGGCACTTCCAGCTCGGTGGCGATGGCGATCGCCGCCAGCGCGTTCTGCACGTTGTGCAGGCCGGGCAGGTTCAGCACGATCTCCAGCGGCGGCTCGGCATGGCCATTGAGCTGGCGCAGCACGGTGAAGTGCATCTGGCCGTCGACCGCGCGCGCCTCCACGGCACGGATCTGCGCGTCTTCGGCAAACCCGTAGCGCACCACCGGCTTGGACACGAACGGCAGGATCTCGCGCACGTTGGGATCGTCCACGCACAGCACGGCGATGCCGTAGAACGGCAGCCGCTGGGTGAATTCGATGAACGCCTGCTTGAGCCGGGCAAAGTCGTGCCCGTAGGTGTCCATATGGTCGGCATCGATATTGGTGATGACCTCGATGACCGGGAACAGGTTCAGGAACGACGCGTCGGACTCATCCGCCTCGGCCACGATGAAGTCGCCGGTGCCCAGGCGCGCATTAGCGCCGGCCGAGTTCAGGCGGCCGCCGATCACGAAGGTCGGATCGAGCCCGCCTTCGGCCAGCACCGATGCCACCAGGCTGGTGGTAGTGGTCTTGCCGTGCGTGCCGGCGATGGCCACGCCCTGCTTCAGGCGCATCAGTTCGGCCAGCATCACCGCGCGCGGCACCACCGGGATGCGCTTGCTTCGGGCAGCCAGCACTTCAGGGTTGTCGCCGCTGACCGCGGTCGATACCACCACGGCGTTTGCGCCGGTAACGTTGGCCGCGTCATGCCCGTGCATGACCGTGGCGCCCAGCGAGGCCAGGCGCCGCGTGGCGGCATTGCTGCCCACGTCCGAACCCGAGACCTTGTATCCCAGGTTCAGCAGGACCTCGGCGATGCCGCTCATGCCGGCCCCGCCGATGCCCACGAAGTGGATGTTCTTGACGATATGCTTCATTCGATTGCTGCTTAAATAGGCTTCAGTCCCTGGCCAGCTGACTGCAGATCTCGGCGACGCGCCGGGTTGCCTCAGGTTTGGCCAGTCCGCGCGCCAGGCGCGCCATGTCTTTCAGCTGCGGCCGGGTCAGGCTGGCGATGGTTTGCGCCAGCCCCTCGGCCGTCAGGTCTTTCTGCTGCACCAGCAGGGCCGCGCCCTGCTTCGACAAAAATTCCGCGTTGGTGGTCTGGTGGTCGTCCACCGCGTGCGGAAACGGCACGAACAGCGCCGCCACGCCCGCGGCGGCCACTTCCGACACCGTCATCGCGCCGGCGCGGCAGATCACCAGGTCCGCATCGGCATAGGCACGCGCCATGTCGTCGATAAACGGCAGGGTCTGCGCCGGCACCTGCGCGGCCGCGTAATTGGCGCGCAGCGTGTCGATCTGCTTCGCGCCCGCCTGGTGCGTGACCACCGGGCGCTCGCCCTCGGGCAGCAGCGCGACGGCCTTGGGTACCACCTCGTTCAGTGCCGCCGCGCCCAGGCTGCCGCCCACCACCAGGATGCGCAGCGGGCCGGGGCGCTGGTCGTAGCGCGCTTCCGGCGCATCGAGATGCGCCACTTCCTCGCGCACCGGGTTGCCGGTCCACTCGCCGCCGGGCAGCGTGTCCGGGAACGCGCACAGCACGCGGTCGGCCACCTTGGCCAGCACCTTGTTGGCCAGGCCGGCGATCGAGTTCTGCTCGTGCAGCACCAGCGGCCGCCCCAGCAGCGACGCCATCATGCCCGCCGGGAAGGTGATATAGCCGCCCATGCCCAGCACCACGCTCGGGCGCACCCGGCGCAGCGCGCCGATGCTTTGCCAGAACGCGCGCAGCAAGTTCAGCGGCAGCAGGAACTTGGTCACCAGGCCCTTGCCGCGCAGCCCGCCGAACTGGATGAACTCCATCGGGATGTCGTGCTTGGGCACCAGCGTGGCTTCCATGCCGGTGCGGTTGCCCAGCCAGACCACCTTCCAGCCTTGCTCGCGCAGCGCGTGCGCGACCGCCAGCCCCGGGAACACGTGTCCCCCGGTGCCGCCGGCCATCACGAGCAGGGTGCGCGGTGCGGTCATGCCCGGCCTCCGCGCGTCGGTACGCGATTGTGGCTGCGCGCGGCGCGCATGGCTTCACCCACACGCGGCATACCGGGCATCGAGGACTGACGCGTTGCCGTCATACCTTGCCTCCACGCATCAACACACGATTCTCGTAATCAATCCGCAGCAAGATCGCCAACGCCACGCAGTTCATCAAAATCCCCGAGCCGCCGTAGCTCACCAGCGGCAGCGTCAGCCCCTTGGTCGGCAGCAGGCCCAGGTTCACGCCCATATTGATAAAGGTCTGCCAGCCGATCCACACGCCGATGCCCTTGGCCACCAGGCCGGCAAAGGTGCGATCCAGCTGCAGCGCGGTGCGGCCGATATTGAAGGCGCGCCGTACCAGCCAGTAGAACAGCACGATCACCACCAGCACGCCGATAAAGCCGAATTCCTCGCCGATCACGGCGAGGATGAAGTCGGTATGCGCCTCGGGCAGGTAGTGAAGCTTTTCGATGCTGCCGCCCAGCCCCACCCCGGCCCACTCGCCGCGGCCGAAGGCGATCAGCGAGTGCGTGAGCTGGTAGGCCTTGCCCAGCGCATTGCTCTCTTCCCACGGGTTCAGGTAGGCGAAGATCCGCTCGCGCCGCCAGGGCGAGGCCGTGATCAGCAGCGCGAACGCGCCCACCGCCACGCCGACCAGCCCGGCGAACAGCTTGCCGTTGATGCCGCCCAGGAACAGGATGCCCATGGCCACCGCGGCGATCACCAGGAACGCACCCATGTCAGGCTCGAGCAGCAGCAGCATGCCCACCACCACCACCGCCACGCCCATCGGCAAAAAGCCCTTGGACAGGGTCTGCATCCACTCCTGCTTGCGCACCGTGTAGTTGGCCGCGTACAGCACCACCGCCAGCTTCATCAGTTCGGACGGCTGGAAGTTCATCACGCCCAGCGGGATCCAGCGGCGCGCGCCGTTCACGCCCTTGCCGACGAACGGGACCAGCACGATCACCAGCAGGATCAGCGCGAAGATAAAGAGCTTGGGCGCATAGCGGTCCCAGACCTTGACCGGAACCTGGAACGCCGCCAGCCCCACCGACAGCCCGATCAGCAGTGCGAACGCGTGGCGCAGCAGGAAGTGGCTCTCGCGGTAGTTGGCGTAGCGCGGCGAATCCGGCAGCGCGATCGAGGCCGAATAGACCATCACCAGGCCGAGCGCGAGCAGTACGATCGACACCCACAGCATGGGCTGGTCGTACTCCATCATGCGGGAGCGGGTCGGCTTGACGCCCGACACCGCATCGCGCAGGCCACCCCAGGCATTGCCGATGGTGGCGCCGATGAAACCGCTGCGCTTGACCTGCGTTTCGCTCATGGCAGGATCCCCCGGGACAGTGCCAGTTCTTCCACCGCGGCGCGGAACACTTCAGCGCGGTGCACGTAGTTGCGGAACATGTCGAGGCTAGCGCACGCCGGCGACAGCAGCACCACGTCGCCTGCTTCGGCCAGCTCGGTCGACTTGGCGACCGCCTCTTCCAGCGTCGGCGCGTCGACCAGGCTGGCGCCGCTGCCCTGCAGCGCGTCGCGCAGCTCAGCCGCGGCGCGTCCGATCAGCACCACCGCGCGCGCGTACTGCGCCACCGGCGCGGCCAGCGGCGAGAAGTCCTGGCCCTTGCCTTCGCCACCGGCAATCAGCACCACGCGCTTATCCAGCCCGGACAGCGCGGCCACGGTCGCGCCGACATTGGTGCCCTTGCTGTCGTCGAAATACTCGACGTCATCGATGGTGGCGACCCACTCCACGCGATGCGGCTCGCCGCGGTACTCGCGCAGGCCGTGCAGCAGCGCGTTCATCGGCAGGTCGATGGCACGGCACAGCGCCAGCGCGGCCATTGCGTTGGTCGCGTTGTGCATGCCGCGGATATGCAGCGCATCGGCCGGCATCAGGCGCTTGTGGCGCACCGGCACGGCTTCCCGGACCAGCTCCGCGGCCTTGCGGCGGCGCGGCTTGCCCTCCCCTTCCGCCTCCGCATCGGGTTCGGCCAGCACCAGCCAGGGCATGCCGCCCTCGCGCAGGATGCCGAAGCTGCCCGGCACTTCGGGCAGGTCGGTGCCAAAGGTCACCGGTGTGCGGCCCGGGCGCGCCATGTCCAGCGTCAAGCGGTCATTGCGGTTGAGCACCTGCACGCAGGCGCTGTCCGCCGGCCCGAAGATACGGGCCTTGGAGGCGGCATAGGCCTCCATCGAACCGTGCCAGTCCAGGTGGTCCTGCGTCACGTTGAGCACGGTGGCCGCATGCGGCGCCAGCGTGTGCGTGGTTTCGAGCTGGAAGCTCGACAGCTCCAGCACCCAGACCTCCGGCAGCGTCGCCGAGGCGATGCAGGCCGACAGCTTGTCCAGCGCCGACGGGCTGATATTGCCCGCCACTGCCACGCTCTTGCCGGTGCGCTCGACCAGCCGGCCGGTCAGCGCGGTGGTGGTGGTCTTGCCGTTGGTGCCGGTGATCGCCAGGATCTTCGGGGCGTAGCCCGACTCGGCTTCGAGATGCTTCAGCGCCCGCACGAACAGCTCGATCTCACCCCACACGGGGACACCGCGTGCCTGCGCGGCAGCCAACAGCGCACCAGTACCGGCTTCCAGCGGCGACAGGCCCGGGCTGATCGCCACCAGGCCGATGCCGTCGAGCAGGCTGTCGGCGAACGGGCCGCCGACGAATTCGGCCGAAGTCAGCTCGGCCTGCAGGAAGACAAGGTTGGCGGGGGCCTCGCGCGTGTCGGCCACGCGCACCGCGCAGCCGTTCAGGCCACACCAGCGCGCCATGGCCAGGCCCGATTCGCCAAGGCCCAGTACCAGCACATGAGGTTTTTGCAGCTCGCCAAACACTTCGATTTCCTGCCTTTGGTTTCCTGTATCTATATAGAGAGCGCCGTCAGTCCCTGATCAGCGCAACTTCAGTGTCGACAACCCGATCAGCACCAGCAGCATGGTGATGATCCAGAAGCGCACCGTGACCTGCGTTTCCTTCCAGCCGCTCAGCTCGAAATGGTGGTGCAGCGGCGCCATCCGAAACAGCCGCCGGCCCTCACCATAACGGCGCTTGGTGATCTTGAACCACGTCACCTGCAGCATCACCGACAGCGTTTCCACCACGAAGATGCCGCCCATCACGAACAGCACGATTTCCTGGCGCACGATCACCGCCACCGTGCCGAGCGCGCCGCCCAGCGCCAGCGCGCCCACGTCGCCCATGAACACCTGCGCCGGATGCGCGTTGAACCAGAGGAAGGCCAGCCCCGCCCCGCCCAGCGCCGAGCAGAAGATCAGCAGCTCGCCCGCGCCCGGGATATGCGGGAACAGCAGGTACTTGCTGTAGACCGAGCTGCCCATCACATAGGCAAACACGCCCAGCCCGCTGCCGACCAGCACCACCGGCATGATCACGAGCCCGTCCAGCCCGTCGGTCAGGTTGACCGCGTTGCTCGAGCCGACGATCACCAGGTAGGTCAGCACGATGAAGCCGGCCACGCCCAGCGGGTAGCTGATTTCCTTGAAGAAGGGCACGATCAGGTTGGACTTGTACGGCATGTCCAGCGACAGCCCGCCCTCGACCCAGCTCAGGAACAGGTCCCACACCTTCACGTTGCTGCTTTCCGACACCGAGAACGCCAGGTAGACCGCGGCCACCAGGCCGATCAGCGTCTGCCAGAAAAACTTCTCGCGGCTCGACATGCCGCGTGGGTCGCGATAGACCACCTTGCGGTAGTCGTCGACCCAGCCGATCGCGCCATAGCCGAAGGTAACCAGCATCACCACCCAGATAAAACGGTTGCCCCAGTCGCACCACAGCAGCGTCGACACCGCGATGGACACCAGCACCAGCACGCCGCCCATGGTCGGCGTGCCGGCCTTGACCAGGTGCGTCTGCGGGCCGATGGTGCGTACCGCCTGGCCGACCTTCAGCTCGGTCAGCTTGCGGATCACCCACGGACCGAACGCCAGGCCGATCAGGAGCGCGGTGAGGTTGGCCATCACCGCGCGAAAGGTCAGGTAGTTGACGACCCGGAGGAAGCTGTAGTCGTTTTGCAGCCACTGGGCCAGAGCCAATAACATCGTGTTGTCTTATTTAATATGCGGAAGTGTCTGCGACCAGCGCAGCGACCATCCGTTCCATGCGCATGAAGCGCGATCCCTTCACCAGCACGGCGCCCGCTTGCGCCACCATGCCCCTGCTGTCTTCCTCCAGCGCCTTGGCCAGTGCCTCGGCGGTGCCAAAATGGCGGGCGCCCGCGCCGAACGCCTGCACGGCGTGCACGGCCAACTCACCGGTCGCCCACAGCGTGTCGATGCCTCGCGCCCGCGCGTAGGCACCGATTTCTTCGTGGAAGGCCGGGCCCTGGTCGCCCACTTCGCCCATGTCGCCGAGCACCAGCACGCGCGGCGCGGCGAAGCCGGCCAGCACGTCGATGGCGGCGCGCATGGAGTCGGGGTTGGCGTTATATGTATCGTCGATCAGCACCGTGCCGCCCGGCGTGTACTTGACCTGCAGCCGGCCCTTGATCGCCTTGAAGCCGGCCAGGCCCGCCTGGATCACCGGCACGCGCACGCCCGCGGCCAGCGCGCAGGCGATCGCGGCCAGCGCGTTGCGCACGTTGTGCTCGCCCAGCAGCGCGAGCCTGACTTCAAATGCATGGCCCGGTGCGCGCACCTGCATCACCTGCACGCCGTCGATGAGCGCCACGGTGGCATGCACATCGGCCCGCTGCGAGGTGCCGAACGACAGCGCGCGGCGCGCGCCGGCGGCTTCGCGCCACACCGGCGCGTAGACGCCGCCGCTTTCCGCGTCGAGCGGGTACACCGCCACGCCGCCGGCGGGCAGCGCCGCGATCGCGGCCGCGTGCTCGTGCGCCACGGCTTCCACGCTGACCATGAATTCCTGGTGCTCGCGCTGCGCGTTGGTGATCACCGCCACGGTGGGCTGGGCGATGCCGGCCAGGTAGACCGTCTCGCCCGGATGGTTCATGCCGAGCTCCAGCACCGCCAGCTTGTGGGTGGCGCGCAGGCGCAGCACCGTCAGCGGCAGGCCGATATCGTTATTCAGGTTGCCGCCGGTGGCCAGGCGTTGGCCCTCGCCCACCGCCGCGGCGAAGATGGCCGCGATCATTTCCTTGACCGTGGTCTTGCCGTTGCTGCCGGTCACCGCCACCGCCGGCAGCGTGAACTGGCGGCGCCAGCCCGCGCCCAGCTCGCCCAGCGCGATGCGGGTGTCGGGTGCAACGATGGCCGGCACGCCGCCATCGACCTCGCGGCTGACCAGTACCGCGGCGGCGCCGCGCGCGACCACGTCGGCGATAAAGTCGTGCGCGTCGAAGCGCTCGCCCTTGAGCGCGACGAACAGGTCGCCGGGCTCGACGGTACGGCTGTCGGTATGCACGCGCGAGAATGCCACGGCGCCGTCGCCGGAAATGCGCGCGCCGGCGATCCAGCCGGCGGCTTGCTGCAAGGTGGTCATGTTGGACTGGCTCATGCCGATACCCCCCGTGTGCCGAGGGTCAGGCGTACGTGTTCGCGGTCGGAGAACGGCCGCTTGCGGCCCTGGATCTCCTGCGTGGCCTCATGGCCCTTGCCGGCCACCAGCACCACGTCGGCCGGGGCCGCGTGCTTGATGGCATAAAGGATTGCGGCGGCGCGGTCTTCGATCTGGCGCCCACGCGCGCGGTCCGCCATGCCGTCGGCGATGGCGTCGAGGATCTCCTGCGGATCTTCGCTGCGCGGGTTGTCGCTGGTCAGGATGACTTCGTCGGCCAGGCGCTCGGCCACCGCGCCCATCAGCGGGCGCTTGATCGGGTCGCGGTCGCCACCGCAGCCGAACACGCACCACAGGCGGCCGTTGCGCGCCTGCGCCACCGGGCGCAGCGCGGCCAGGGTCTGTTCCAGCGCGTCGGGCGTATGGGCGTAGTCGACCACGGCCAGCGGCGCCAGTGTGGCATCGTGGCCACCGCTGGCGCCAAACAGCTCCATGCGTCCTTCAACCGGCGTCAGCGCGCGCAGCGCGGCAATGGCCGCGCTCCACCCCACGCCGTTGGCGAGCGCCGCGCCCAGCACCGCGAGCAGGTTGCTGACGTTGAAGGCACCGATCATCGGCGTGGCCATCTCGGCGCTGCCGAAGCTGCCGTCGATATGGAAGGCGGTACCGGTGGGCGTGGCGCGCACGTTGGTGGCGCGCAGCCACTCGCCGCGCGGGCCACGCACCGTGGCCGCGCCGGGGCCGTCGATGCCGTATTCGATCACGTGCGGCGCGCCGATGGCGGCGGCGTCCGCCGCCATCAGGCGCTGGCCCATGACGTCGTCGCGGTTGATCACCGCGGTGCGCAGGCCGTCCCAGCAGAACAGCCGCTCCTTGGCGGCCTCGTACTCGGCCATCGAGCCGTGATAGTCGAGGTGGTCCTGGGTCAGGTTGGTCAGCACCGCCACCGAGAAATGCGTGCCCGCCACGCGCTCCTGCTCCAGGCCGTGCGAGGAAACTTCCATCGCCACCGCGCGCGCGCCGGCGTCGTGCAGCGCAGCCAGGCTTGCCTGCAACTGCACCGCGTCGGGCGTGGTGAAGCCGGTCACCTGCAGCGCGCCGGGGAAGCCGGTGCCGAGCGTGCCGATCGTCGCGCACGGCGTGCCCGTGGCCTGCAGCAATCGCGCCAGCCACTGGCTGCACGAGGTCTTGCCGTTGGTGCCGGTGATGCCGGTCACGGCCAGGCCGCGCACCGGGTTGCCGTGCCAGCCGGCCGCGATCGGGCCGGCAAGCTGGTGCAGGTTGCTGACGGCAAGGTGCGGCACGGTGTCGCCGAACGGCCAGTCAAAGCCCTCCACCTCATAAACGATGGCGCCGGCGCCGGCGGCAATCGCCTGCTGGATATAAGGCCTGCCGTCGGTGGCAAGGCGATCGTTGCCGAGCACGTAGGCGAAGAACACATCGCCGCGCGCCAGCCGCCGGGTATCGCCGGTCAGCTGCGCGGAGGCGGCCACGTTGGTACGCAGCCAGGCCAGCGCGTTGCTGGCCTGGGCGGTGACCTCGAGCGGGAGCAGGACCTTGGGCGTCATTGCGTCGCACTCCACGGTTCGCTCTCCTGCACCTTGTCGCTGACCACCAGCTGGCGGATCGGCGAATCGGGCTGGACGTTCAGCGCGCGCAACGTGCCGCCGGTGATGGCCGCGAACGCCGGGCCAGCCACCAGGCCGCCGTAGTGGCTGCCGGCGGTGGGCTCGTCCACGCTGACGGCCACAATAATGCGCGGATTCGACATCGGCGCCAGGCCGATGAAGGAGGCGCGGTACTTGCTGCGGTTATAGCCGCGGCCTTCATGCTTGTACGCAGTGCCGGTCTTGCCGCCGACGCGGTAGCCCATCACCTGCGCCTCGGGCGCGGTGCCGCCGGGCGCGGTCACGGTCTCCATCATGGCGCGCACGTCGCGCGCCACCTGCGGCGACAGGATGCGCTCGCCGGTGGCCGGGCCATTGGTGCGGAACATCGACACCGGGATCAACTCGCCGTCATGCGCGAAGATGGTGTAGGCGTGAGCCATCTGGAACAGCGACACCGACAGGCCGTAGCCGTAAGACATGGTGGCCTGCTCGATCGGGCGCCAGCTCTTGAACGGGCGCACGCGGCCGGCCACGGCGCCGGGGAAGCCGATCTTGGGCGCCTGGCCGAGGCCAATGCTGGTGAACATGTCCCACATCTCCTGCGGCTTCATCATCATCGCGATCTTGGTCGTGCCGATGTTGGACGACTTCTGGATCACGCCGCTGACGGTCAGCGCGCCGTAGTTGTGGGTATCGCTGATGGTGGCGCCTTCGAACTGGTATTTGCCGGTGGTGGCGATCAC includes the following:
- a CDS encoding cell division protein FtsQ (K03589: ftsQ; cell division protein FtsQ); the protein is MWHNARLLNLIASTLYAVVALMALAAGLLWLAQRPVFAITHVEIAPMDGGALRHVNAPSVRGSALGKLSGNFFTLDLNAARQAFESVPWVRRASVRREWPNGLAVEVEEHEALGTWGSPESGRLVNTYGEVFVANTAEAEEDAQLLALDGPPGSEGDVIEKLEVMRQWFRPLKAEPLAVALSGRYAWRAKLSNGMVVELGREQNEDERAAMEQRVRRFVAAWPQVTEQWGKQIDYADLRYPNGFAIRAANARFLTDAQVAAAARAEKAEKAKAAAAASGTSNNNPTRLKSKNAEKTR
- the murC gene encoding UDP-N-acetylmuramate--alanine ligase (Catalyzes the formation of UDP-N-acetylmuramoyl-L-alanine from UDP-N-acetylmuramate and L-alanine in peptidoglycan synthesis~K01924: murC; UDP-N-acetylmuramate--alanine ligase [EC:6.3.2.8]), which encodes MKHIVKNIHFVGIGGAGMSGIAEVLLNLGYKVSGSDVGSNAATRRLASLGATVMHGHDAANVTGANAVVVSTAVSGDNPEVLAARSKRIPVVPRAVMLAELMRLKQGVAIAGTHGKTTTTSLVASVLAEGGLDPTFVIGGRLNSAGANARLGTGDFIVAEADESDASFLNLFPVIEVITNIDADHMDTYGHDFARLKQAFIEFTQRLPFYGIAVLCVDDPNVREILPFVSKPVVRYGFAEDAQIRAVEARAVDGQMHFTVLRQLNGHAEPPLEIVLNLPGLHNVQNALAAIAIATELEVPDAAIVKALREFHGVGRRFQRYGEVATPDGAGTFTLVDDYGHHPVEMAATLAAARGAFPDRRLVLAFQPHRFTRTRDCFEDFVKVLGTVDALLLSEVYAAGETPIVAADGRALTRALRVAGKVEPVFVEQMEEMPQAILNAVRPGDVVVTMGAGSIGTVPGQLVSHQQSVQAGGQQ
- a CDS encoding cell division protein FtsA (K03590: ftsA; cell division protein FtsA); this translates as MSKEYKDLLVGLDIGTSKVAAVVAELRPDGSYEVIGMGQSESKGLKKGVVVNIEATVQSIQKALEEAELMADCKISEVFTGIAGSHIRSFNSSGMVAIKDKEVTQTDVARVIETAKAVNIPTDQQILHILTQEFIIDGQEDVREPIGMSGIRLEVKVHIVTGAVSAAQNIVKCVRRCGLEVHDLILQPLASSLAVLTEDEKELGVVLVDIGGGTTDIAIFSEGAIRHTAVIPIAGDQITNDIAMALRTPTPDAEDIKIQYGIAKQAIADPEDMIEVPGVGDRGTRTLSRQALAAVIEPRIEELYSLVHQVVRESGYEELLSSGVVITGGTAMMPGMVELGEDIFLKPVRVGVPEYRGNLHEVVKSPRYATVMGLLLEGRVQRMRGRKVAVQSGSVKQVWARMKEWFVGNF
- a CDS encoding D-alanine--D-alanine ligase (K01921: ddl; D-alanine-D-alanine ligase [EC:6.3.2.4]), which encodes MSFVAHPTIDPKSLGKVGVLLGGRSAEREISLMSGNGVLAALRSRGVDAHPFDPGLQGVAELAAAKFDRVFIALHGRYGEDGTMQGLLEQLGVPYTGSGVLASAMAMDKQATKRLWMTHDLATPRFAMLHADTDFDAVAADLGLPLIVKPAREGSSIGLTKVTVADQMRAAFEKAAALDNDVIAEVFIDGAELTCPLVGEGETAEALPVIRIVAPEANYDYQNKYFTDDTQYLCPSGLDPEVEREVQALTVQAYRVLGCRGWARADVMLRADGKPFLLEMNTSPGMTGHSLVPMAARAAGISYEDFVLQVVAAAALDLHPNEHWKPE